TGCTGAGCAGAGGCAGATTCGGGAAGAAGCAGTGAAGAGGTGGCTGGACGATCTCAAAGCTTTAGCTTACGACATTGAAGATGTCCTTGACGAGTTTGAAGCTGAAGCTAAGCGGCCCAGTTTGGTACAAGGACCTCAAaccagcagcagcagcagcggCAAGGTATGGAAGTTCAACCTCTCTTTTCATCCTAGCGGTGTGATTTCCAAAAAGGAGATTggtgaaaaaataaagataatcaCCCAGGAGCTAGAGGctattgtaaaaaaaaagtcTGGTCTTCATTTCAGAGAGGGTGATGGAGGAGTGTCATCAGTGACTGAACAAAGGTTGACTACTTCTTTGGTGGATGAGGTTGAGGTTTATGGTAGGGATGGTGATAGGGAGAAGATCATAGAATTATTGCTATCTGATGAAGTGGCTACTGCTGATAAAGTTCAGGTGATTCCAATTGTTGGTATGGGTGGGGTTGGAAAAACAACCCTCGCTCAAATAATCTATAACGACAAGAGGGTGGGGACAAGTTCGATTTCAGAGTCTGGGTGTGCGTATCTGATCAGTTTGACTTGGTAGGAATAACAAAAGCAATTTTAGAGTCGGTCCCTGAACATTCATCTAGTAATTCTAACACCTTGCAATCACTACAACATAGTCTGCAGAAAGAATTGAATGGAAAGAAGTTTTTCCTTGTGCTGGATGATATATGGAATGAGAACCCCAATAACTGGAGTACCTTACAAGCTCCACTCAAAGCTGGAGCACAGGCAGTGTAATCATAGCAACCACCCGCAATGAAAAGTGCATCAATTATGGCACACTCCTTTTTGTCGCTTAGCGAACTATAGATGAACATTGCTGGTCAGTATTTGCA
This DNA window, taken from Vitis riparia cultivar Riparia Gloire de Montpellier isolate 1030 chromosome 13, EGFV_Vit.rip_1.0, whole genome shotgun sequence, encodes the following:
- the LOC117927873 gene encoding putative disease resistance RPP13-like protein 1 — its product is MVVVEAFLSSLFEVVLDKLVAAPLLDYARQLKVDTAVLQEWRNTLLHLQAVLHDAEQRQIREEAVKRWLDDLKALAYDIEDVLDEFEAEAKRPSLVQGPQTSSSSSGKRG